From the Candidatus Binataceae bacterium genome, the window GCTATCTCGGCGCGAGCTCGATGGCGGCGTGGCAGTTCTCGAAGGCGCTGCATTTGCAGAAAGCCAACGGATGGCATCGTTTCGTCGCGATGCAGAACCACTATAACCTGGTCTATCGCGAAGAAGAGCGCGAGATGAATCCGCTCTGCCTCGACGAGGGCGTGGGCCTCATCCCATGGAGCCCGCTCGCGCGCGGCTTCCTGGCAGGAAATCGCAACAAGCAGGGCTCCGGCGACACGGCACGCGCCAAGACCGACGACTTCGCCCGCAACATGTATTTCCAGGAATACGACTTCGAAGTGCTCGACGAGGTCGAGCGTATCGCCAAGGCGCGCGGCGTAACGCCGTCGCAGATCGCATGCGCATGGATCCTCCAGGCGCCAGGCGTCACCGCACCAATCATCGGCGCAACGAAGCTGAATCATTTGAAGGAAGCGATCGCGGCGGTGGATGTCAGCCTGACATCAGAAGAAGTCGCGGCAATGGAAAAACCATACCGCCCGCATCCAATCCTCGGCCACACGCAGCCGACTGGAGCACGCATGATACAAGGTCACTAAAGAAAAAACGGAACTCACCACAAAGGGCACGAAGGCACAAAGTAATAAAAGGGAAGGGCGAAGCTCGCATCTTCCCTTAGTGCCTTCGTGATCTTAGCGGTAAATTTTTTTTGCTCTGTTCCTACTTCCGCGACTTCGACGTGAACCGTGTGATGCGATCCTTCATGTCGGGCCCGACGCCGCTCGAGCGATAGACTTCGTGCGCAAGGCCGGCCTTGAGCGGGAACGCGTCGGTATCGACGACGAGGTGCTTGTTCGCGCGATGGCTGTGCCAGGAATTAGCGAGGATCATTTCGACCAGGGCCTTCAGCTCTGATTCGAATTTGTCGTCGGGCACGCAGATGTTGGCGAGGCCGATTTGCGCGGCCTCGGCGCCGGGGAAGGTGCGGCAGGTGAACATCATCTCGCGCGCCTTGTAGGTGCCGACGCGCCGCGGCAGCCGCTGGCTCATCCCCCACGCCGGCACCAGGGCCCATCGCGCGTGCGTGTCGGCGAACTTCGCCGACTCAGCCGCGAATATAATGTCGCCAGCAAGCGCCAGCTCGAGCGCTCCCGTGTAGCAATGACCGTGTACCGCGGAAATCACTGGCTGCGGCAGGTTCGCCAGCGCTTCGACGGTGTCGGCCTGGAAATTCGGCTTGGGCGGGCGCTC encodes:
- a CDS encoding enoyl-CoA hydratase/isomerase family protein; this encodes MPGLVLREDRDGLATLTLNRPDKLNSLNVEMFIELRGHVDKIASETDRVGVVVVRGAGKCFSAGHDLNDIAAGERPPKPNFQADTVEALANLPQPVISAVHGHCYTGALELALAGDIIFAAESAKFADTHARWALVPAWGMSQRLPRRVGTYKAREMMFTCRTFPGAEAAQIGLANICVPDDKFESELKALVEMILANSWHSHRANKHLVVDTDAFPLKAGLAHEVYRSSGVGPDMKDRITRFTSKSRK
- a CDS encoding aldo/keto reductase, producing the protein MQYSKLGKTGVTVSRICLGCMSYGDKKWRDWVLAMDEAREHFAASIESGINFFDTANVYSVGVSEEITGRWLNEMARRDEIVLATKVHGQMGRGPNRVGLSRKHILEACDASLKRLKMDYIDLYQIHRFDFSTPLEETLEALDSLVRAGKVRYLGASSMAAWQFSKALHLQKANGWHRFVAMQNHYNLVYREEEREMNPLCLDEGVGLIPWSPLARGFLAGNRNKQGSGDTARAKTDDFARNMYFQEYDFEVLDEVERIAKARGVTPSQIACAWILQAPGVTAPIIGATKLNHLKEAIAAVDVSLTSEEVAAMEKPYRPHPILGHTQPTGARMIQGH